The following proteins come from a genomic window of Legionella cherrii:
- the cysZ gene encoding sulfate transporter CysZ, translating to MTNFFLGMRYMVQGIHHLFTPGLKRFILVPLAINFIMFAGMFYLIYHYLLPYAYHYLNQLPSWLSFLSSVFFVLFILSFFLMFLSFFTVFFNLIAAPFNGLLAEKAQNLLFGSAIPSLSFSKMVLRSIKRQVEFLGYFLPRFLLMGILFFVPFIQPIYPFLWFLFNAWILSIQYQDFAMDNNLISFKEMRKKVANNKMLSLGFGLSINLSSFIPFLNILSMPAAVIASTMLYCRFNKCLLKHSPKGIN from the coding sequence ATGACGAATTTTTTTCTGGGGATGCGCTACATGGTACAAGGGATTCATCATCTTTTTACGCCTGGATTGAAGCGTTTTATTCTCGTGCCGTTAGCAATTAATTTTATCATGTTTGCGGGCATGTTTTATCTTATCTATCATTATTTACTTCCCTATGCTTATCACTATCTTAATCAATTGCCTTCGTGGTTAAGTTTTCTCAGCAGTGTCTTTTTTGTTCTTTTTATACTGAGTTTTTTCTTAATGTTTTTATCTTTTTTTACTGTATTTTTTAATCTAATCGCCGCTCCTTTTAACGGCTTACTCGCTGAGAAAGCTCAAAATTTACTTTTTGGCAGTGCCATCCCTTCCTTATCATTTTCTAAAATGGTACTTCGTAGTATAAAACGTCAAGTTGAATTTCTTGGTTATTTTTTGCCTCGTTTTTTACTCATGGGTATTTTATTTTTTGTCCCTTTTATCCAACCGATTTATCCATTCTTATGGTTTCTCTTTAACGCATGGATCCTGAGTATTCAATATCAAGATTTTGCTATGGATAATAATTTGATTAGCTTTAAAGAAATGCGTAAGAAAGTTGCCAACAATAAAATGCTTTCACTTGGGTTTGGTTTGTCTATCAATCTAAGCAGTTTTATCCCCTTTTTAAACATATTAAGCATGCCTGCAGCAGTTATCGCGAGCACGATGCTGTACTGTAGATTCAATAAATGTTTGCTAAAGCATAGTCCAAAAGGTATTAATTAA